From Chromohalobacter canadensis, one genomic window encodes:
- the vapB gene encoding type II toxin-antitoxin system VapB family antitoxin, with protein MPQGSVFQSNRNQAIRLPKASAFPEGVKRVEIISIGRTRIIVPAGESWDSWFDEPGATADFMSTREQPEDQRREAF; from the coding sequence ATGCCTCAAGGTTCCGTTTTCCAATCCAATCGCAATCAAGCCATACGTCTCCCCAAAGCAAGCGCCTTTCCTGAGGGTGTAAAGCGTGTCGAGATCATCTCCATCGGCAGGACGCGCATCATCGTCCCAGCGGGAGAATCATGGGATAGCTGGTTCGACGAACCTGGCGCCACGGCGGATTTCATGTCCACGCGCGAGCAGCCAGAGGATCAGCGGCGGGAAGCATTCTAA
- a CDS encoding sulfotransferase: protein MSDKAAEMPKIFIIGFNKCATSSIDKFLKANDISSVHWDEGRIAVSFFERMSKGEDPFLDYETVTAFSDMIHVDHENVLEPFREFEYIYRYYPDAYYILNTRNAFDWVRSRKNHGTLYERYKSALGCNTDSEVVERWMMDWYAHHHECVGFFSGNQKFMIYDVDRMKPEDIAAFLSDDFPRLDVSLFPHRNKSKRPLLARIKGG from the coding sequence ATGTCAGATAAGGCGGCAGAAATGCCAAAAATCTTCATCATTGGCTTTAATAAGTGTGCAACGTCTAGCATAGACAAGTTCCTTAAAGCTAATGACATATCTTCCGTTCATTGGGATGAAGGGAGAATCGCCGTATCCTTCTTCGAAAGAATGAGTAAGGGAGAAGACCCTTTTCTGGACTATGAAACGGTGACGGCGTTCTCGGATATGATTCATGTTGATCACGAGAATGTGCTTGAACCTTTCAGAGAGTTTGAGTACATATATCGTTATTACCCAGATGCATACTATATACTTAATACTAGAAATGCTTTTGATTGGGTTCGTAGCAGGAAAAACCATGGCACCCTTTATGAACGGTATAAGTCAGCCTTAGGGTGCAATACTGATAGTGAGGTCGTTGAGCGATGGATGATGGACTGGTATGCTCACCATCACGAATGCGTCGGTTTCTTTTCGGGTAATCAAAAGTTCATGATTTACGATGTTGACCGGATGAAGCCAGAAGATATTGCAGCTTTCCTTAGCGACGATTTTCCACGGTTGGATGTGTCTCTGTTCCCTCATCGTAATAAAAGCAAGAGGCCTCTGTTAGCAAGAATAAAGGGAGGGTGA
- a CDS encoding undecaprenyl-phosphate glucose phosphotransferase, whose amino-acid sequence MKTTRQKKIVTERFPAQIFVPLVDAGAVLLSGFLAYCIRFGSTDVHDRFLLGMLIITIFVIMANFLDSAYVRWRTTRLSNILFRLLCVWLIVALLATSIIYLAEASVKYSRLWLGMTLLFSFAISAGFRVLVMLLLKRARAQGKNLRGVFLVGPQEHLLNVARGMRQSPGEGFAISGVQRLVMAPDEACLASLARRVEESGAREVWLCLPLEMGGTVRDIMFALRHQTAEVRFLPEFQDLKLLNHRISEVAGRFSIDLSVTPMTETARFLKRVEDVVLGSLFLLVSLPVGAVIALILICESSGPVLFKQHRTGVNGRRFKVYKFRSMEVHDEPSGQMTQAQRGDPRVTPFGAFLRRTSLDELPQFYNVLQGRMSIVGPRPHALKHNEHYKELVESYMKRHKVKPGITGWAQVNGFRGETDTIDKMEKRVEYDLWYIDNWSLWLDLRIIGLTPLRGFIHKNAY is encoded by the coding sequence ATGAAAACGACTAGGCAGAAGAAAATTGTAACTGAGCGTTTTCCAGCGCAGATATTCGTACCCTTAGTGGATGCGGGTGCTGTGCTACTGTCAGGTTTCTTGGCCTATTGCATTCGGTTCGGCTCGACCGATGTCCATGACCGTTTTTTGTTAGGCATGCTTATTATCACCATTTTCGTGATAATGGCGAATTTTTTGGATAGTGCATACGTCCGCTGGCGTACCACTCGCTTATCCAATATCCTTTTCCGGCTGTTGTGCGTCTGGCTTATCGTAGCGTTATTAGCCACATCGATCATCTATCTAGCAGAAGCGTCTGTAAAGTACTCACGTTTGTGGTTAGGGATGACGTTGCTTTTCTCGTTTGCGATATCGGCCGGGTTTCGCGTTCTTGTAATGCTGTTACTTAAACGCGCGCGAGCACAAGGGAAAAATCTACGCGGTGTTTTTCTCGTTGGTCCTCAGGAGCACCTACTCAATGTCGCACGGGGAATGCGCCAGTCACCGGGCGAAGGCTTTGCTATCTCCGGCGTGCAGCGTTTGGTGATGGCGCCTGACGAGGCCTGTTTAGCGTCTCTGGCGCGACGTGTAGAGGAATCCGGAGCGCGAGAGGTTTGGTTATGCCTGCCGCTGGAGATGGGCGGTACCGTGCGAGACATCATGTTCGCATTGCGCCACCAGACCGCTGAAGTGCGTTTTCTGCCGGAATTTCAGGATCTGAAGTTGCTCAATCATCGTATCAGCGAGGTGGCGGGGCGCTTCTCAATTGATTTGAGTGTCACGCCAATGACGGAAACGGCACGCTTTCTCAAGCGCGTGGAGGATGTTGTGCTGGGCTCTCTGTTTTTACTGGTCTCGCTGCCAGTCGGTGCTGTGATCGCGCTTATCTTGATATGTGAGTCCTCAGGCCCGGTATTGTTCAAGCAACATCGAACGGGCGTGAATGGTCGACGGTTCAAGGTGTATAAATTCCGCTCGATGGAGGTCCACGATGAGCCTTCTGGCCAGATGACCCAGGCGCAGCGGGGCGATCCGCGCGTGACTCCCTTCGGCGCCTTCCTACGTCGCACATCTTTGGATGAACTGCCGCAATTCTACAATGTATTGCAAGGGCGTATGTCCATTGTGGGGCCTCGGCCGCATGCCTTGAAACACAACGAGCATTACAAGGAACTTGTCGAGTCGTACATGAAGCGACACAAGGTCAAGCCGGGGATCACCGGGTGGGCGCAAGTGAATGGTTTTCGCGGCGAGACGGATACCATCGATAAAATGGAAAAGAGGGTTGAGTACGATTTGTGGTACATCGACAATTGGTCGCTTTGGCTGGATCTACGCATTATTGGTTTGACTCCTCTGCGAGGCTTTATTCACAAGAATGCCTATTAG
- a CDS encoding ISL3 family transposase — MDGTQILTLGLGLEAPWILKDQHLDTSVSPHRLDLYVEAERGSLYPCPECARACPAHDVTDKTWRHLNFFQHHCYLHARVPRTKCPEHGVKRIEVPWARPGSDFTLLFEQAAMSLVKEMPVLAVSRQLEISDKRLWRIVVHHYVGRMLGKLDLSRVATVGVDETASRRGQRYVTVFLDMQRKQEPVLFAVPGHGKAAIKAFLAEHSGDPDNVVEVVCDMSQAFLSGVAEHLPNAEVTVDWFHIVQTFTKALDEVRKKERREKGHPKALRWAILKNLDNGNQTAKQLAALHELVADRGATADAWVIKEKLRWIQEAATPRAARWRITNYLKVMREAVTDQPLLKPMAKALTTLERHAEQVVRRWISGLTNARLEGMNGLFQAARSRARGYRNEANFIAMIYLIGSPVGHLLDQAKST; from the coding sequence ATGGACGGCACCCAGATTCTGACCCTCGGCCTGGGCCTGGAAGCGCCCTGGATCCTCAAGGACCAACACCTGGATACCTCCGTGTCACCCCACCGTCTGGATCTCTATGTCGAGGCCGAACGAGGCAGCCTCTACCCCTGCCCGGAGTGCGCCAGGGCCTGCCCGGCCCACGACGTTACCGACAAGACGTGGCGGCACCTGAATTTCTTTCAGCACCACTGCTACCTGCATGCGCGGGTGCCTCGCACCAAGTGCCCCGAGCATGGCGTCAAGCGCATCGAGGTGCCCTGGGCACGGCCCGGCAGCGACTTCACCCTGTTGTTCGAGCAGGCCGCCATGTCACTGGTCAAGGAGATGCCGGTGCTGGCCGTCTCCCGGCAACTGGAGATCTCCGACAAGCGCTTGTGGCGCATCGTCGTGCACCACTACGTCGGCCGCATGCTGGGTAAGCTGGACCTGTCCCGCGTAGCCACCGTCGGCGTGGATGAGACCGCGTCTCGGCGTGGTCAGCGCTATGTCACGGTGTTTCTCGATATGCAGCGCAAGCAGGAGCCGGTGCTCTTCGCCGTGCCCGGCCACGGAAAGGCCGCCATCAAGGCCTTCCTGGCGGAACATAGCGGCGACCCGGACAACGTGGTCGAGGTGGTCTGCGACATGTCTCAGGCCTTCCTGAGCGGCGTTGCCGAGCACCTACCCAACGCCGAAGTGACGGTCGACTGGTTTCACATCGTGCAGACCTTCACCAAGGCGCTGGACGAGGTTCGCAAGAAGGAGCGCCGTGAGAAGGGGCATCCCAAAGCCCTCCGCTGGGCGATCTTGAAGAATCTGGATAACGGCAACCAGACGGCCAAGCAGCTGGCCGCCCTGCACGAGCTGGTGGCCGATCGAGGCGCCACCGCCGATGCCTGGGTGATCAAGGAAAAGCTGCGCTGGATCCAGGAGGCTGCGACGCCGCGTGCCGCCCGGTGGCGCATCACAAATTACCTCAAGGTGATGCGGGAGGCGGTCACCGATCAGCCACTGCTCAAGCCCATGGCGAAGGCCCTGACTACTCTTGAACGGCATGCCGAGCAGGTAGTGAGGCGCTGGATCTCGGGACTGACCAACGCGCGCCTGGAAGGCATGAACGGGCTCTTCCAGGCGGCCAGGTCACGCGCACGCGGCTACCGGAACGAGGCCAACTTCATCGCCATGATCTACCTGATTGGTAGCCCAGTGGGGCACCTGCTCGATCAGGCCAAATCCACGTGA
- a CDS encoding O-antigen ligase family protein, with protein MRTYTSVAVWLLGAVALVIPSGYSLGALLLLLGSAVLLFTRPRLALSRQDKWIMLVMLAFCLTGLWEIAVSGEALREFDRPSRFLLAIPVLLLVMAYPPRFAFLWSGLVVGALGAGGWAGWQKLVEGTDRATGYTYVIQFGDISMLLGILCLAGLGWALAQPQRKSWCALLLLGALGGLLGSLFSGSRGGWVGLPFVFLVLYRAYGGLMTRRTQAVLAVLCVVGVATVYAIPQMGVQHRVNSAFSDIAEYAAGGGQTSSLGARFEMWQGASRLVAEKPLVGWGETGYRQGMERLAEEGIVNSRVAERYGHPHNELLNAQVKQGVLGLVILLALYLVPLKLFARELRAPDMSLRALATAGTLLPVAYIDFGLTQSLMEHNSGAMVYAFWLAVLWGCFQAKRKSLPMT; from the coding sequence ATGCGCACTTATACATCGGTGGCTGTCTGGCTGCTTGGGGCCGTCGCACTGGTCATTCCTTCAGGCTACTCATTAGGCGCGCTGTTGCTGTTGCTGGGGAGCGCCGTGCTGTTGTTTACCCGCCCACGGCTGGCGCTTTCTCGCCAGGATAAGTGGATCATGCTGGTGATGCTGGCGTTCTGCTTGACTGGCCTGTGGGAGATCGCGGTTTCTGGGGAGGCATTGCGGGAGTTCGATAGGCCGAGTCGGTTCTTATTGGCGATACCGGTGCTGTTGCTGGTCATGGCGTATCCGCCGCGATTCGCTTTTCTCTGGTCGGGGCTAGTGGTCGGCGCGCTCGGCGCCGGAGGCTGGGCCGGGTGGCAAAAACTGGTGGAAGGTACCGATAGAGCCACGGGTTACACTTACGTGATTCAGTTCGGCGATATCAGCATGCTATTGGGGATTCTATGCCTCGCCGGCTTGGGCTGGGCCTTGGCGCAGCCTCAGCGTAAATCGTGGTGCGCTCTATTGCTGCTGGGTGCATTGGGTGGTTTGTTGGGATCGCTTTTCTCGGGGAGCCGGGGCGGCTGGGTTGGGTTGCCATTCGTTTTTCTGGTGCTTTACCGCGCCTATGGCGGCCTCATGACACGCCGGACTCAGGCTGTGCTGGCGGTGCTATGCGTCGTGGGCGTAGCGACCGTATACGCCATCCCGCAAATGGGGGTGCAGCACCGTGTGAATAGCGCTTTCAGCGATATCGCTGAGTACGCGGCGGGCGGTGGGCAGACCTCGTCGCTGGGGGCGCGCTTTGAAATGTGGCAGGGCGCCAGCCGGTTGGTCGCCGAGAAGCCCTTGGTCGGCTGGGGCGAAACGGGGTATCGCCAGGGCATGGAGCGCCTCGCCGAGGAGGGCATCGTCAATTCTCGGGTCGCCGAACGTTATGGCCATCCGCATAACGAGTTGCTCAATGCGCAGGTCAAGCAGGGTGTCTTGGGGCTGGTGATATTGCTGGCGCTCTACCTGGTGCCATTGAAGTTGTTCGCGCGGGAGTTGCGCGCGCCGGATATGTCGTTGCGGGCGCTGGCCACGGCAGGCACTTTGCTGCCTGTTGCCTATATCGATTTCGGGCTGACCCAGTCGCTCATGGAGCACAACAGCGGTGCCATGGTGTATGCATTCTGGCTGGCGGTACTGTGGGGATGTTTTCAGGCGAAGAGGAAATCGTTGCCGATGACCTGA
- a CDS encoding Rpn family recombination-promoting nuclease/putative transposase, which produces MHYVACFYSELLKQKVTTPRQGLPPVFPVVLYNGVDRWAAPLDVYRMIAPEPPSFLQVYQPHLRYYLVDEGRYTDEELGLVQTPLSGVFSVEKASKDRRSLQQAVDRVVAIMQADPNKDRTDAIITRWLKRHLQRLGAEVNLDRLNSLVEDKDMLAENLQTWAQKERQEGRQEGLQEGRQEAEQRALEDKRNTARNLIARTELEDQMIAEITGLAIEEVSQLRSENKH; this is translated from the coding sequence ATGCACTATGTCGCTTGCTTCTACAGCGAGCTACTCAAGCAAAAGGTCACTACGCCCCGCCAAGGCCTGCCGCCGGTGTTTCCGGTGGTGCTCTACAATGGCGTGGACCGCTGGGCGGCACCGTTGGATGTCTATCGCATGATTGCCCCGGAACCGCCGAGCTTTCTGCAGGTCTACCAACCACACTTGCGCTATTACTTGGTCGATGAAGGGCGCTATACTGACGAAGAGTTGGGATTGGTCCAGACGCCGCTGAGCGGGGTGTTCAGTGTTGAGAAGGCGTCCAAGGATCGCCGGAGCCTCCAGCAAGCCGTGGACCGGGTCGTGGCGATCATGCAGGCTGATCCGAATAAGGACCGTACCGACGCGATCATCACCCGCTGGTTGAAGCGCCACCTTCAACGACTCGGAGCGGAGGTCAACCTGGATCGGCTCAACAGTTTGGTGGAGGATAAAGACATGTTGGCAGAAAACTTACAGACCTGGGCCCAGAAAGAGCGGCAAGAAGGTCGTCAGGAAGGACTTCAGGAAGGACGTCAAGAAGCTGAGCAACGCGCTTTGGAAGATAAACGTAATACCGCTCGCAACCTGATCGCTCGCACCGAGCTGGAAGATCAGATGATTGCGGAGATTACTGGTCTGGCCATCGAGGAAGTGAGCCAGCTGCGCTCCGAGAATAAGCACTGA
- the vapC gene encoding type II toxin-antitoxin system tRNA(fMet)-specific endonuclease VapC yields MLKYMLDTNICIYTIKNKPPSVREIFKRHHSQMCISSITLMELVYGAEKSSNPEHNIGVVESFAARLEVLPYDNDAAAHTGQLRAELAKAGTPIGPYDQMIAGHARSQGLIVVTNNLREFERVSGLRLDDWTTHAP; encoded by the coding sequence ATGCTGAAATATATGCTCGACACCAATATTTGCATTTATACGATCAAGAACAAACCGCCCTCAGTGCGGGAGATCTTCAAGCGCCATCACAGCCAGATGTGCATTAGTTCCATCACGCTGATGGAGCTCGTCTATGGCGCGGAGAAATCCAGTAACCCCGAGCACAACATCGGCGTCGTCGAAAGCTTCGCAGCGCGGCTGGAAGTTCTGCCTTACGATAACGATGCCGCTGCCCATACTGGCCAACTAAGAGCCGAACTCGCGAAAGCGGGTACCCCTATAGGGCCTTATGATCAGATGATCGCGGGTCATGCACGCTCGCAGGGCCTGATTGTCGTCACCAATAACCTACGTGAATTCGAGCGCGTTTCGGGGCTGCGTCTGGACGACTGGACGACTCATGCCCCATGA
- a CDS encoding Rpn family recombination-promoting nuclease/putative transposase encodes MASQPHHPHDHSYKLLFSHPEMVRDLLTGFVKEAWVEQLDFSTLEKVSGSYITEDLRDREDDVIWRVRWGDDWLYVYLLLEFQSSVDRFMAVRVMTYLGLLYQDLIRQGAFTPNGKLPPVLPIVLYNGEKRWTAAQNVADLVEQVPGGLERYRPDLAYLLLDEGAVISDPEWSDHMRNVAAALFRLEHNRDEQDMLEVLGTLVEWLKAPEQTGLRRAFVVWIRRVLLPNRAPGMELPEFNELQDLHEVHDMLAERIKQWPERWEEKGRQEGRQEGRQEGRQEGEQRGIEKTARNLIKLGVLSDEQIAEATGLTVADVEGLREEDTQ; translated from the coding sequence ATGGCGAGTCAACCCCACCACCCTCACGACCACAGCTATAAGTTGCTGTTCTCTCACCCCGAGATGGTGAGAGATCTATTGACCGGGTTCGTCAAGGAAGCCTGGGTGGAACAACTCGACTTCTCGACACTGGAGAAGGTCAGCGGCTCCTATATCACCGAAGATCTGCGGGATCGCGAGGACGACGTCATCTGGCGAGTGCGCTGGGGCGACGACTGGCTCTATGTTTACTTGCTGCTCGAGTTCCAGTCGAGCGTCGATAGATTCATGGCCGTGCGAGTGATGACCTACCTGGGGCTGCTCTATCAGGACTTGATTCGTCAGGGGGCCTTTACTCCCAATGGCAAGCTACCGCCGGTATTGCCGATTGTGCTCTATAATGGGGAGAAGCGCTGGACGGCAGCACAAAACGTGGCGGACCTGGTCGAACAGGTACCCGGAGGGCTCGAACGCTATCGGCCGGACTTGGCCTATCTGCTTCTCGACGAAGGGGCGGTCATCAGCGACCCTGAGTGGTCGGATCACATGCGCAACGTGGCTGCTGCGCTCTTTCGATTGGAGCACAATCGCGACGAGCAAGATATGCTGGAGGTGCTGGGCACGCTGGTCGAGTGGCTCAAGGCGCCCGAGCAAACCGGGCTACGACGGGCCTTCGTGGTGTGGATACGCCGCGTACTGCTGCCCAACCGAGCGCCGGGGATGGAACTGCCCGAGTTCAATGAGTTGCAGGATCTACACGAGGTACACGACATGCTGGCAGAACGCATCAAGCAATGGCCTGAACGGTGGGAAGAAAAAGGCCGCCAGGAAGGCCGCCAGGAAGGACGTCAAGAAGGTCGCCAGGAAGGCGAACAACGGGGCATCGAGAAGACTGCCCGCAACCTGATCAAGCTGGGGGTACTCAGTGATGAACAGATCGCCGAGGCCACAGGGCTGACGGTGGCCGACGTGGAAGGGCTGCGCGAAGAAGACACGCAGTGA
- a CDS encoding glycine betaine ABC transporter substrate-binding protein has product MSNQLLTGRSSLMFSTALAALFLAAPSLSASEAEQEESANKSGPETIANQFVFGSGKECPHEPYCLPALEEEYGLHFADFVVTDPGGPRTREALVNGDIQIGVLFTTNGYLATDRFVLLEDDRNAQPAENVIPVAHQSIADAYPEIGKVLNPLSAALTTPELAEMNRRFALDGVDAETIAREWLKEHGAPAPSESAPTKEGPTIVVGSGNFAESIILAEMYHQALDQAGYPTRHRQEIGNRATYLPLLESGEIDLFPEYTGSLGGWLNTLADTSGQPLSALLPERDLVGFEPAPAQDKNGFVVTAETAQRYDLEKISDLAKPAP; this is encoded by the coding sequence TTGAGCAACCAGCTACTGACCGGACGCAGCTCCCTGATGTTCAGCACGGCCTTGGCCGCTTTGTTTCTGGCAGCGCCTTCCTTGTCGGCCAGTGAGGCCGAGCAGGAAGAGTCGGCCAACAAGAGCGGGCCGGAAACCATCGCCAACCAGTTCGTGTTCGGCTCCGGCAAGGAGTGTCCCCATGAGCCGTACTGCCTGCCCGCGCTCGAGGAAGAGTACGGCTTGCACTTCGCCGATTTCGTGGTCACCGACCCCGGTGGGCCACGCACGCGAGAGGCGCTTGTGAACGGAGACATCCAGATCGGCGTGCTCTTCACCACCAATGGGTATCTCGCCACTGACCGTTTCGTCTTGCTGGAGGATGACCGTAACGCCCAGCCGGCGGAAAACGTCATCCCGGTGGCCCACCAGTCCATCGCCGACGCCTACCCTGAGATCGGTAAGGTACTCAATCCGCTCAGCGCCGCCCTGACGACCCCGGAGCTGGCCGAGATGAATCGACGCTTCGCGCTCGACGGGGTGGACGCGGAGACCATCGCCCGAGAGTGGCTCAAGGAGCACGGAGCGCCCGCGCCTTCGGAAAGTGCGCCGACAAAAGAGGGCCCCACCATCGTGGTCGGCTCCGGCAACTTCGCCGAGAGCATCATCCTGGCGGAAATGTACCACCAGGCGCTCGATCAGGCGGGATACCCCACCCGGCATCGGCAGGAAATCGGCAACCGCGCCACCTATCTGCCCCTGCTCGAAAGCGGCGAAATCGACTTGTTTCCGGAATACACCGGCAGTCTGGGTGGCTGGCTGAACACGCTCGCCGACACAAGCGGACAACCCCTTTCGGCATTGCTGCCCGAACGCGACCTGGTGGGCTTCGAGCCAGCCCCTGCGCAAGACAAGAACGGCTTCGTGGTCACCGCTGAGACCGCGCAGCGCTACGACCTCGAAAAAATCAGCGATCTGGCGAAGCCCGCTCCCTGA
- a CDS encoding glycosyltransferase family 92 protein, with translation MSKEINPVFIPGDMDLKRHPNTRDTFAPGELINFDHKTIFYDVYIDEQDASLVAIGPPCLNLKDYIKKAKLIVNGVQTPFSLKEHEEHKICFLKARISSGKDYEIEFKFKDFSTTLKLKSLNIPHGNKVLAAISKNNKTEWISDWVDFYRENYDLDGVYIYDNGSKNVDELEHKLEGRAKVIRWNHPYGPPKKRFNKFAQPGALNHCLNRFAKKGVLFNFDIDELLIANQSDIDSELEKNGTVYFDSYNVPFVNPGKDDYSYYDFSYREKNRRKSARKFVCLHNAVDIISQHNTWTFKNIFIKQKVKRNKPDKLESKNGFFMHFLGITTNWQPGLKKLKETPLDSLEPDKSHIKMRYNKSMKEGE, from the coding sequence ATGAGCAAAGAGATAAATCCAGTCTTCATTCCAGGTGATATGGACCTGAAGCGACACCCAAATACGAGAGATACGTTCGCGCCAGGCGAACTAATAAACTTCGATCATAAAACAATATTTTATGATGTCTATATTGATGAGCAAGACGCCTCACTGGTCGCCATTGGCCCGCCATGCCTAAACCTCAAAGATTACATAAAAAAAGCCAAGCTAATTGTAAATGGCGTACAAACCCCGTTCTCATTAAAAGAGCATGAAGAACACAAAATCTGCTTTTTAAAAGCGAGGATTTCTTCTGGAAAGGATTACGAGATTGAATTTAAGTTTAAAGACTTCAGTACGACTTTGAAGCTAAAAAGCCTTAACATACCGCACGGTAACAAAGTCCTCGCAGCCATATCCAAGAATAACAAAACTGAGTGGATCTCAGACTGGGTTGATTTCTATAGAGAAAACTACGATCTTGATGGTGTCTACATTTATGACAACGGCAGCAAAAATGTTGATGAGTTAGAGCACAAACTTGAGGGACGCGCCAAAGTCATCCGCTGGAACCACCCTTATGGCCCACCTAAAAAACGGTTTAATAAATTCGCCCAACCTGGTGCTTTAAACCATTGCTTAAACCGTTTTGCAAAAAAAGGCGTGCTTTTCAATTTTGATATAGACGAATTGCTCATAGCCAACCAAAGTGATATAGACAGCGAGCTAGAGAAAAACGGAACCGTCTATTTTGACAGCTACAACGTACCTTTCGTAAACCCAGGAAAAGACGACTACTCATATTACGATTTCAGCTATCGTGAGAAAAACCGGAGAAAGTCAGCCCGAAAATTTGTGTGTCTGCACAACGCAGTCGATATTATATCTCAGCATAACACATGGACCTTCAAGAACATCTTTATAAAACAAAAAGTAAAACGAAACAAACCCGACAAACTAGAGTCGAAAAACGGCTTTTTTATGCATTTTTTGGGCATTACAACCAATTGGCAACCAGGCCTTAAAAAGCTAAAAGAGACTCCCCTAGACTCCCTCGAACCAGACAAATCTCATATAAAGATGCGTTATAACAAAAGCATGAAAGAAGGCGAATAG
- the vapC gene encoding type II toxin-antitoxin system tRNA(fMet)-specific endonuclease VapC has product MLKYMLDTNICIYTIKNKPPSVREIFKRHHSQMCISSITLMELVYGAEKSSNPEHNIAVVESFAARLEVLPYDNDAAAHTGQLRAELAKAGTPIGPYDQMIAGHARSQGLIVVTNNLREFERVSGLRLDDWTTHAP; this is encoded by the coding sequence ATGCTGAAATACATGCTCGACACCAATATTTGCATTTATACGATCAAGAACAAACCACCCTCGGTGAGAGAGATCTTCAAGCGCCACCACAGTCAAATGTGCATCAGTTCCATCACGCTGATGGAACTCGTCTATGGCGCGGAGAAATCCAGTAACCCCGAGCACAACATCGCCGTCGTCGAAAGCTTCGCAGCGCGTCTGGAAGTTCTGCCTTACGATAACGATGCCGCTGCCCATACTGGCCAACTAAGAGCCGAACTCGCGAAAGCGGGTACCCCTATCGGGCCTTACGATCAGATGATCGCGGGTCATGCACGCTCACAGGGCCTGATTGTCGTCACCAACAACCTACGTGAATTCGAGCGAGTTTCGGGGCTGCGCCTGGATGACTGGACGACTCATGCCCCATGA
- a CDS encoding Rpn family recombination-promoting nuclease/putative transposase: MAETTSNHHDTGYKELFSYPEFVQQLIEGFAPGEIAALMDFTTLKQHNGHYITPMFEERIEDVVWSVEVTWDGVTQEVYLYILLEFQSSVDRTMPIRLMHYVACFYSELLKQKVTTPRQGLPPVFPVVLYNGVDRWAAPLDVYRMIAPEPPSFLQVYQPHLRYYLVDEGRYTDEELGLVQTPLSGVFSVEKASKDRRSLQQAVDRVVAIMQADPNKDRTDAIITRWLKRHLQRLGAEVNLDRLNSLVEDKDMLAENLQTWAQKERQEGRQEGLQEGRQEAEQRALEDKRNTARNLIARTELEDQMIAEITGLAIEEVSQLRSENKH, from the coding sequence ATGGCCGAGACGACTTCCAATCATCACGATACCGGCTACAAGGAGCTGTTCAGCTACCCGGAGTTTGTGCAGCAGCTGATCGAAGGCTTTGCGCCGGGTGAAATTGCTGCGCTGATGGACTTCACGACGCTCAAGCAGCACAACGGCCATTACATCACGCCGATGTTCGAAGAAAGGATCGAGGATGTAGTGTGGTCGGTGGAAGTGACTTGGGACGGCGTGACGCAAGAGGTGTATTTGTACATCCTGCTGGAGTTCCAGTCGTCGGTGGATCGCACCATGCCGATCCGGTTGATGCACTATGTCGCTTGCTTCTACAGCGAGCTACTCAAGCAAAAGGTCACTACGCCCCGACAAGGCCTGCCGCCGGTGTTTCCGGTGGTGCTCTACAATGGCGTGGACCGCTGGGCGGCACCGTTGGATGTCTATCGCATGATTGCCCCGGAACCCCCGAGTTTTCTGCAGGTCTACCAACCACACTTGCGCTATTACTTGGTCGATGAAGGGCGCTATACTGACGAAGAGTTGGGATTGGTACAGACGCCGCTGAGCGGGGTGTTCAGTGTTGAGAAGGCGTCCAAGGATCGCCGGAGCCTCCAGCAAGCCGTGGACCGGGTCGTGGCGATCATGCAGGCTGATCCGAATAAGGACCGTACCGACGCGATCATCACCCGCTGGTTGAAGCGCCACCTTCAACGACTCGGAGCGGAGGTCAACCTGGATCGGCTCAACAGTTTGGTGGAGGATAAAGACATGTTGGCAGAAAACTTACAGACCTGGGCCCAGAAAGAGCGGCAAGAAGGTCGTCAGGAAGGACTTCAGGAAGGACGTCAAGAAGCTGAGCAACGCGCTTTGGAAGATAAACGTAATACCGCTCGCAACCTGATCGCTCGCACCGAGCTGGAAGATCAGATGATTGCGGAGATTACTGGTCTGGCCATCGAGGAAGTGAGCCAGCTGCGCTCCGAGAATAAGCACTGA